The following are from one region of the Syngnathus acus chromosome 10, fSynAcu1.2, whole genome shotgun sequence genome:
- the LOC119128879 gene encoding sodium bicarbonate transporter-like protein 11 isoform X2: MEDKKVLHFVPAETPPTGSSKNGYVFQEMEMRDGEQEATIPHQDPIYDNTSQLSVSDKEGPGFGLLNTTRKYVKPMDFSEEVRAHRDVDTFLAQASVLLDERASTLDEVLRRMLNSLAEDGHTGCDVNQIMESLFTDAGGKEPGVHLLSETIQGVTATSTGIHYQQSWLCILCSVSSLQRRHICIARLERPQNWGVDCCEARYVILILVPARTKSTKSAVEAGRTFATMFSDISFRQRLLETMTLEEFKQELVRQRQQLSAFTEKVAVDQVDNSDPRRGKELKCKDFFKPGKGVYDDLRRRLPLYPSDFTDGIIGKDRSLLKYTTTAIFLYIAILLPAIAFGSLNDESTRGEIDVQKTIVGQSIGGVIYSLFAGAPLVIPLTTAPLAIFISVIRGICDDYDLDFDAFYACIGLWNSLFLILGGLFNVSLVMKLFKRSTEEVIALFISIAFVVDALKGTVKIFKHFFHEPTLATSNSTVVLQQITEVLEKMNNQTSGHQNVDGSPMTDRIEGHTSVFLPRSLVICSREIPILCLLLMLGTLWLGYALYLVKRSPYMNGKVREVVSDCALPISVLVFSFIGSYLFLDIKIPVFSVYNGPVFNYPLFDKLSGLNTLSAVGLGFLLALLIFIDQNIVISLTHVPEHKLLKGTTFHWDLVLTGLINILMSCLGLPWMHAAFPHSSLHARQLAKMEQHVENGHVYTTIVSVKETRLTSLVANILIGLSAFMLPIPLQWIPKPVLYGLFLYIAATSLDGNQMVDRMALLLKEQTSYPPTHYIRRVPQRKVHFFTGLQIIQLIILCAFGMYPLPYMKMVFPLLMILLVPVRTCLLPRIIDTKYLDIMDSQHM; encoded by the exons ATGGAGGACAAAAAAGTCCTCCATTTTGTGCCGGCcg AGACGCCGCCAACTGGGAGCTCCAAGAATGGATATGTGTTCCAGGAGATGG AGATGCGCGATGGGGAACAAGAGGCAACGATCCCGCACCAGGACCCTATCTATGACAATACCAGCCAACTCAGCGTCTCAG ACAAAGAAGGTCCAGGGTTTGGCCTTTTAAACACAACAAGAAAG TATGTGAAGCCGATGGACTTTAGCGAGGAGGTGCGCGCCCACAGAGACGTGGACACCTTCCTGGCCCAGGCAAGCGTCCTCCTGGACGAGAGAGCGTCCACTCTGGATGAGGTCCTGAGACGGATGTTGAACAGCCTAGCGGAGGATGGCCACACCGGCTGTGACGTGAACCAGATCATGGAGTCGCTATTCACAGATGCAGGAGGGAAGGAGCCGGGAG TTCATCTGCTGTCAGAAACCATTCAAGGGGTGACCGCGACATCCACGGGGATTCATTACCAGCAGTCATGGCTGTGTATTCT atGCAGTGTGAGTAGCCTGCAGAGACGCCACATTTGCATTGCACGACTGGAGAGGCCGCAGAACTGGGGAGTGGACTGCTGTGAGGCGCGCTACGTCATTCTCATCCTGGTCCCAGCCAGAACG AAAAGTACAAAGTCGGCCGTTGAAGCGGGCCGAACCTTTGCCACCATGTTCTCGGATATTTCCTTCAGACAGAGGCTTCTGGAGACAATGACTCTGGAGGAGTTCAAGCAAGAGCTGGTCCGCCAGCGTCAACAACTCTCTGCCTTCACAGAGAAGGTGGCTGTAGATCAGGTGGATAACTCGGATCCACGGCGAGGCAAAGAACTTAAG tGTAAAGATTTCTTCAAACCTGGTAAAGGTGTTTACGATGACCTTCGTCGCCGTCTCCCGCTCTACCCTTCTGACTTCACGGATG GTATCATTGGGAAGGACCGCTCTCTGCTGAAGTACACCACTACTGCTATTTTCCTTTACATCGCTATTCTGCTGCCAGCCATCGCCTTTGGTTCTCTCAACGACGAAAGTACAAGAGGGGAAATAG ATGTTCAGAAGACCATAGTCGGCCAGAGCATCGGAGGGGTGATCTACTCCTTGTTTGCCGGTGCGCCACTTGTCATTCCGTTGACCACTGCCCCATTGGCCATCTTCATTAGTG TTATCCGGGGCATATGTGATGACTACGATCTGGACTTTGACGCTTTCTACGCTTGCATCGGCCTGTGGAACAGTTTATTCCTCATTCTGGGAGGTTTATTTAATGTCAGCCTGGTAATGAAGCTCTTCAAACG CTCCACAGAGGAAGTCATTGCCTTGTTCATCTCCATCGCATTTGTTGTGGATGCATTGAAAGGCACGGTCAAAA ttttcaaacatttctttCATGAGCCCACACTGGCAACTTCAAATAGCACCGTAGTGCTTCAACAAATCACGGAGGTTCTGGAGAAGATGAACAACCAGACGTCGGGCCATCAAAATGTCGACGGGTCCCCGATGACGGATCGCATTGAGGGGCACACCTCCGTCTTCCTCCCCAGGTCTTTGGTGATTTGCTCCAGAGAGATCCCCATCCTGTGCCTGCTGCTCATGCTGGGCACCTTGTGGCTGGGTTACGCCCTCTACCTCGTCAAGAGGAG CCCATATATGAACGGCAAAGTCAGAGAAGTTGTGTCCGACTGCGCCCTGCCCATCTCTGTGCTGGTTTTCTCTTTCATCGGTTCCTACCTCTTCCTGGACATAAAGA TCCCTGTGTTTAGCGTCTACAACGGGCCAGTTTTCAACTACCCGCTCTTTGACAAGCTGTCGGGCCTGAATACTCTGAGCGCCGTTGGCCTCGGCTTCCTCCTTGCCTTGCTCATCTTCATCGACCAGAACATAGTCATTTCGCTCACACATGTACCAGAACACAA GCTACTGAAAGGCACAACATTTCACTGGGACTTAGTGCTGACAGGCCTCATCAACATCCTCATGTCCTGTCTGGGGTTGCCATGGATGCACGCCGCCTTCCCGCATTCCTCACTGCATGCCCGTCAGCTGGCCAAAATGGAACAGCACGTGGAGAACGGCCATGTTTACACCAC TATCGTCAGTGTAAAGGAGACACGTCTGACCTCGCTGGTCGCCAACATCCTGATCGGCCTGTCCGCTTTCATGCTTCCCATTCCTCTCCAGTGGATTCCCAAGCCTGTCCTCTACGGGCTCTTCCTCTACATTGCCGCTACATCGCTCGACGGGAACCAGATGGTGGACCGCATGGCTCTGCTGCTGAAGGAACAG ACGTCCTATCCCCCGACCCACTACATCCGCCGAGTGCCCCAGAGGAAGGTGCACTTTTTCACCGGGCTGCAGATCATCCAGCTCATTATCCTGTGTGCCTTTGGCATGTATCCTCTGCCCTACATGAAGATGGTCTTCCCTCTACTGATGATCTTGCTCGTCCCCGTCAG GACCTGCTTACTTCCAAGAATTATTGACACTAAGTATCTGGACATCATGGACTCACAGCACATGTAA
- the LOC119128879 gene encoding sodium bicarbonate transporter-like protein 11 isoform X1, which yields MTRMKKKTDATPTVTLNRFVQETPPTGSSKNGYVFQEMEMRDGEQEATIPHQDPIYDNTSQLSVSDKEGPGFGLLNTTRKYVKPMDFSEEVRAHRDVDTFLAQASVLLDERASTLDEVLRRMLNSLAEDGHTGCDVNQIMESLFTDAGGKEPGVHLLSETIQGVTATSTGIHYQQSWLCILCSVSSLQRRHICIARLERPQNWGVDCCEARYVILILVPARTKSTKSAVEAGRTFATMFSDISFRQRLLETMTLEEFKQELVRQRQQLSAFTEKVAVDQVDNSDPRRGKELKCKDFFKPGKGVYDDLRRRLPLYPSDFTDGIIGKDRSLLKYTTTAIFLYIAILLPAIAFGSLNDESTRGEIDVQKTIVGQSIGGVIYSLFAGAPLVIPLTTAPLAIFISVIRGICDDYDLDFDAFYACIGLWNSLFLILGGLFNVSLVMKLFKRSTEEVIALFISIAFVVDALKGTVKIFKHFFHEPTLATSNSTVVLQQITEVLEKMNNQTSGHQNVDGSPMTDRIEGHTSVFLPRSLVICSREIPILCLLLMLGTLWLGYALYLVKRSPYMNGKVREVVSDCALPISVLVFSFIGSYLFLDIKIPVFSVYNGPVFNYPLFDKLSGLNTLSAVGLGFLLALLIFIDQNIVISLTHVPEHKLLKGTTFHWDLVLTGLINILMSCLGLPWMHAAFPHSSLHARQLAKMEQHVENGHVYTTIVSVKETRLTSLVANILIGLSAFMLPIPLQWIPKPVLYGLFLYIAATSLDGNQMVDRMALLLKEQTSYPPTHYIRRVPQRKVHFFTGLQIIQLIILCAFGMYPLPYMKMVFPLLMILLVPVRTCLLPRIIDTKYLDIMDSQHM from the exons AGACGCCGCCAACTGGGAGCTCCAAGAATGGATATGTGTTCCAGGAGATGG AGATGCGCGATGGGGAACAAGAGGCAACGATCCCGCACCAGGACCCTATCTATGACAATACCAGCCAACTCAGCGTCTCAG ACAAAGAAGGTCCAGGGTTTGGCCTTTTAAACACAACAAGAAAG TATGTGAAGCCGATGGACTTTAGCGAGGAGGTGCGCGCCCACAGAGACGTGGACACCTTCCTGGCCCAGGCAAGCGTCCTCCTGGACGAGAGAGCGTCCACTCTGGATGAGGTCCTGAGACGGATGTTGAACAGCCTAGCGGAGGATGGCCACACCGGCTGTGACGTGAACCAGATCATGGAGTCGCTATTCACAGATGCAGGAGGGAAGGAGCCGGGAG TTCATCTGCTGTCAGAAACCATTCAAGGGGTGACCGCGACATCCACGGGGATTCATTACCAGCAGTCATGGCTGTGTATTCT atGCAGTGTGAGTAGCCTGCAGAGACGCCACATTTGCATTGCACGACTGGAGAGGCCGCAGAACTGGGGAGTGGACTGCTGTGAGGCGCGCTACGTCATTCTCATCCTGGTCCCAGCCAGAACG AAAAGTACAAAGTCGGCCGTTGAAGCGGGCCGAACCTTTGCCACCATGTTCTCGGATATTTCCTTCAGACAGAGGCTTCTGGAGACAATGACTCTGGAGGAGTTCAAGCAAGAGCTGGTCCGCCAGCGTCAACAACTCTCTGCCTTCACAGAGAAGGTGGCTGTAGATCAGGTGGATAACTCGGATCCACGGCGAGGCAAAGAACTTAAG tGTAAAGATTTCTTCAAACCTGGTAAAGGTGTTTACGATGACCTTCGTCGCCGTCTCCCGCTCTACCCTTCTGACTTCACGGATG GTATCATTGGGAAGGACCGCTCTCTGCTGAAGTACACCACTACTGCTATTTTCCTTTACATCGCTATTCTGCTGCCAGCCATCGCCTTTGGTTCTCTCAACGACGAAAGTACAAGAGGGGAAATAG ATGTTCAGAAGACCATAGTCGGCCAGAGCATCGGAGGGGTGATCTACTCCTTGTTTGCCGGTGCGCCACTTGTCATTCCGTTGACCACTGCCCCATTGGCCATCTTCATTAGTG TTATCCGGGGCATATGTGATGACTACGATCTGGACTTTGACGCTTTCTACGCTTGCATCGGCCTGTGGAACAGTTTATTCCTCATTCTGGGAGGTTTATTTAATGTCAGCCTGGTAATGAAGCTCTTCAAACG CTCCACAGAGGAAGTCATTGCCTTGTTCATCTCCATCGCATTTGTTGTGGATGCATTGAAAGGCACGGTCAAAA ttttcaaacatttctttCATGAGCCCACACTGGCAACTTCAAATAGCACCGTAGTGCTTCAACAAATCACGGAGGTTCTGGAGAAGATGAACAACCAGACGTCGGGCCATCAAAATGTCGACGGGTCCCCGATGACGGATCGCATTGAGGGGCACACCTCCGTCTTCCTCCCCAGGTCTTTGGTGATTTGCTCCAGAGAGATCCCCATCCTGTGCCTGCTGCTCATGCTGGGCACCTTGTGGCTGGGTTACGCCCTCTACCTCGTCAAGAGGAG CCCATATATGAACGGCAAAGTCAGAGAAGTTGTGTCCGACTGCGCCCTGCCCATCTCTGTGCTGGTTTTCTCTTTCATCGGTTCCTACCTCTTCCTGGACATAAAGA TCCCTGTGTTTAGCGTCTACAACGGGCCAGTTTTCAACTACCCGCTCTTTGACAAGCTGTCGGGCCTGAATACTCTGAGCGCCGTTGGCCTCGGCTTCCTCCTTGCCTTGCTCATCTTCATCGACCAGAACATAGTCATTTCGCTCACACATGTACCAGAACACAA GCTACTGAAAGGCACAACATTTCACTGGGACTTAGTGCTGACAGGCCTCATCAACATCCTCATGTCCTGTCTGGGGTTGCCATGGATGCACGCCGCCTTCCCGCATTCCTCACTGCATGCCCGTCAGCTGGCCAAAATGGAACAGCACGTGGAGAACGGCCATGTTTACACCAC TATCGTCAGTGTAAAGGAGACACGTCTGACCTCGCTGGTCGCCAACATCCTGATCGGCCTGTCCGCTTTCATGCTTCCCATTCCTCTCCAGTGGATTCCCAAGCCTGTCCTCTACGGGCTCTTCCTCTACATTGCCGCTACATCGCTCGACGGGAACCAGATGGTGGACCGCATGGCTCTGCTGCTGAAGGAACAG ACGTCCTATCCCCCGACCCACTACATCCGCCGAGTGCCCCAGAGGAAGGTGCACTTTTTCACCGGGCTGCAGATCATCCAGCTCATTATCCTGTGTGCCTTTGGCATGTATCCTCTGCCCTACATGAAGATGGTCTTCCCTCTACTGATGATCTTGCTCGTCCCCGTCAG GACCTGCTTACTTCCAAGAATTATTGACACTAAGTATCTGGACATCATGGACTCACAGCACATGTAA
- the LOC119129728 gene encoding uncharacterized protein LOC119129728: protein MAEAGEVLGRDLFLLHYQNALRGPRWAAYLCFKALSVECIDSPKSGYFRSDRGVHAEIRFLENLKTLDCGLSYTVTCYLSWSPCADCSKALVKFLHNNPNVHILIFVSRLYHIYKRKHREGLKLLNHAGVHLKVMNNEHFEYCWKTFVDHKQSPFPPWDDIVENHAHYQEELTDILQQNSLCARDGVRVLIVGTSMVRHVDIPRCSTSCHPYALVREVDDVMLHLLAQCPSVATVVVHVGTWDHKLLKSEKLKDDYISLISTIQDSKKRAIVSGPFVPPYFGDRSNILEGDLFLGQYQNARDAWIRATYLCFEADVDLTNSRWFCNHQGIHAEMQFLENLRTLDCGLSYKVTCYLSWSPCADCSEALVNFLSNNPNVNLRIFVSRLYRIDERRNREGLKLLNDAGVHLKVMNNEHFEYCWKTFVDHKQSPFPPWDDIVENHAHYQEELTHILQQNSLCARDGVRVLIVGTSMVRHVDIPRCSTSCHPYALVREVDDVMLHLLAQCPSVAAVVVHVGTWDHKLLQSEKLKDDYISLISTIQDSKKRAIVSGPFVPPYFDDVNFSRVRQLHIWLKRYCMSKSIPYVDNFTTFLNRPYLFKADFFLPNHIGSHLLSMNIELTLLSCDAFSN from the exons ATGGCAGAAGCAGG TGAGGTTTTGGGAAGGGATCTGTTTCTCTTACATTACCAAAATGCGCTCAGGGGACCGCGCTGGGCAGCCTACCTGTGTTTTAAAGCATTAAGTGTCGAGTGTATTGATTCTCCTAAATCTGGATATTTTCGCAGTGACCGTGGTGTGCACGCAGAG ATTCGATTTCTGGAGAACCTGAAAACCTTGGATTGTGGACTTAGCTACACGGTCACTTGTTACTTGTCCTGGTCACCCTGTGCAGACTGCTCCAAGGCGTTAGTCAAATTCCTGCACAACAATCCAAACGTACATATTCTTATCTTTGTGTCGCGCCTCTACCACATTTACAAGAGGAAACATCGTGAGGGTCTGAAGCTGCTGAATCATGCCGGAGTGCACCTCAAAGTCATGAATAATGAAC ACTTTGAATACTGCTGGAAAACCTTTGTTGATCATAAACAAAGCCCCTTCCCTCCTTGGGACGACATTGTTGAAAACCACGCTCATTATCAAGAAGAGCTCACCGATATTCTCCAGCAG AACAGCCTTTGCGCAAGGGACGGGGTACGTGTGCTTATCGTCGGGACCTCCATGGTCCGGCATGTGGATATTCCCAGATGCAGCACTTCCTGTCACCCATATGCTCTCGTTAGAGAAGTCGATGACGTCATGCTTCATCTACTGGCTCAATGCCCGTCTGTCGCTACTGTGGTTGTTCATGTAGGAACGTGGGACCACAAACTACTGAAGTCAGAGAAACTGAAAGATGACTACATCTCACTCATATCCACCATCCAAGACTCAAAGAAGCGTGCCATTGTTTCAGGTCCCTTTGTCCCCCCTTACTTTGGTGAC CGAAG TAATATTTTGGAAGGGGATCTGTTTCTCGGCCAATACCAAAATGCACGCGATGCATGGATAAGGGCAACCTACCTGTGCTTTGAAGCAGATGTCGATTTGACTAACTCTAGATGGTTTTGCAATCATCAGGGTATACACGCAGAG ATGCAATTCCTGGAGAACCTGAGAACCTTGGATTGTGGACTCAGTTACAAGGTCACTTGTTACTTGTCCTGGTCTCCCTGTGCAGACTGCTCCGAGGCATTAGTCAACTTCCTGTCCAACAATCCAAATGTAAATCTTCGTATCTTTGTGTCGCGCCTCTACCGCATTGACGAGAGGAGAAATCGTGAGGGCCTGAAGCTGCTGAATGATGCCGGAGTGCATCTCAAAGTCATGAATAATGAAC ACTTTGAATACTGCTGGAAAACCTTTGTTGATCATAAACAAAGCCCCTTCCCTCCTTGGGACGACATTGTTGAAAACCACGCTCATTATCAAGAAGAGCTCACCCATATTCTCCAGCAG AACAGCCTTTGCGCAAGGGACGGGGTACGTGTGCTTATCGTCGGGACCTCCATGGTCCGGCATGTGGATATTCCCAGATGCAGCACTTCCTGTCACCCATATGCTCTCGTTAGAGAAGTCGATGACGTCATGCTTCATCTACTGGCTCAATGCCCGTCTGTCGCTGCTGTGGTTGTTCATGTAGGAACGTGGGACCACAAACTGCTGCAGTCAGAGAAACTGAAAGATGACTACATCTCACTCATATCCACCATCCAAGACTCAAAGAAGCGTGCCATTGTTTCAGGTCCATTTGTCCCCCCTTACTTTGATGACGTAAACTTTAGCCGTGTCAGACAACTCCACATCTGGCTTAAAAGATACTGTATGAGCAAAAGCATCCCCTATGTGGACAACTTCACCACTTTTCTCAATAGACCATACCTTTTCAAAGCAGACTTCTTCCTCCCAAATCACATTGGATCCCACCTATTATCAATGAATATTGAACTCACTCTGCTCTCCTGCGATGCATTCTCAAACTGA